In a single window of the Bacillus clarus genome:
- the dnaG gene encoding DNA primase: MGNRIPEEVVEQIRTSSDIVEVIGEYVQLRKQGRNYFGLCPFHGENSPSFSVSSDKQIFHCFGCGEGGNVFSFLMKMEGLSFTEAVQKLGERNGIAVAEYTSGQEQQENISDDSVIMLQAHELLKKYYHHLLVNTEEGNEALSYLLKRGITKEMIEKFEIGYASPAWDAAAKILQKRGFSLATMEQAGLLVRSEKDGSHYDRFRGRVMFPIHTLQGKVTAFSGRALGDDTPKYLNSPETPIFHKSRLLYNFHQARPFIRKRGQVVLFEGYADVLAAVKSGVEEAVATMGTALTDEQAKLLRRNVETVVLCYDGDKAGREATMKAGQLLLQVGCQVKVTSLPDKLDPDEYVQQYGTTAFENLVKSSISFVGFKINYLRLGKNLQDESGKEEYVKSVLKELSLLQDAMQAESYLKSLSQEFAYSMETLLSQLHQYRKEQKIQQKQTKQISKPSQIVQSKPKLTGFERAERELIYHMLQSPEVAVRIEPHIEDFHTEEHKGILYELYAYYEKGNEPSVGNFLSWLSDEKLKNIITDISTDEFINPEYTEEVLQGHLEALKRHKEKLKKTEIIFTLKQMEKADPVEAAKYYAAYLQSQKARR, from the coding sequence ATGGGGAACAGAATTCCCGAAGAAGTTGTTGAACAGATTCGTACATCATCTGATATTGTAGAAGTTATTGGTGAGTATGTTCAGTTGAGAAAGCAGGGGCGCAATTATTTTGGCCTTTGTCCATTCCATGGTGAGAATTCTCCCTCGTTTTCTGTTTCATCAGACAAGCAAATTTTTCATTGCTTTGGATGTGGAGAAGGTGGAAATGTTTTTTCATTTCTTATGAAAATGGAAGGACTATCTTTCACAGAGGCCGTTCAAAAGCTTGGAGAAAGAAATGGCATTGCAGTTGCAGAGTATACATCAGGACAAGAACAACAAGAAAATATATCTGATGACAGTGTCATCATGTTACAGGCTCATGAACTTTTGAAAAAGTATTATCACCATCTATTAGTAAATACAGAAGAGGGGAATGAAGCTCTTTCCTATTTACTAAAACGTGGTATTACAAAAGAGATGATTGAGAAATTTGAAATTGGCTACGCGTCACCAGCTTGGGATGCGGCGGCGAAAATATTACAAAAAAGAGGTTTTTCGCTAGCGACTATGGAACAGGCCGGATTGCTTGTAAGAAGTGAAAAGGATGGCAGTCATTATGACCGTTTCCGAGGAAGAGTTATGTTTCCAATTCACACGTTACAAGGGAAAGTAACAGCATTTAGTGGAAGGGCTTTAGGGGATGATACCCCGAAATATTTAAATAGCCCAGAAACACCGATTTTTCACAAAAGTAGGTTGCTGTATAACTTCCATCAAGCAAGGCCGTTTATTAGAAAACGTGGGCAGGTTGTCCTTTTTGAGGGCTATGCTGATGTGCTAGCTGCTGTGAAAAGTGGCGTTGAAGAAGCTGTTGCGACAATGGGAACAGCTTTAACCGACGAACAAGCGAAACTTTTGCGACGTAATGTTGAAACTGTTGTTCTTTGCTATGATGGTGATAAAGCAGGACGAGAAGCGACGATGAAAGCAGGACAATTATTATTACAAGTAGGTTGTCAAGTAAAGGTTACTTCATTGCCAGATAAGCTTGATCCTGATGAATATGTGCAACAATATGGGACAACAGCTTTTGAAAATCTCGTGAAATCGAGTATAAGTTTTGTTGGTTTCAAAATAAATTATTTACGTTTAGGGAAAAATTTGCAAGATGAGTCTGGTAAAGAAGAATATGTGAAGAGTGTTTTAAAAGAGTTATCGTTGTTGCAAGATGCGATGCAGGCGGAATCATATTTAAAGTCATTATCGCAAGAATTTGCATACTCAATGGAAACACTTTTAAGTCAATTGCACCAATATCGCAAAGAACAAAAGATACAGCAAAAACAAACGAAGCAAATTTCTAAGCCATCTCAAATTGTTCAATCTAAGCCGAAATTAACAGGTTTTGAAAGGGCGGAAAGAGAGCTCATTTACCATATGTTGCAAAGTCCAGAAGTTGCAGTGCGTATCGAACCTCATATAGAAGATTTTCATACAGAAGAACATAAAGGGATTTTATATGAACTATACGCATATTATGAAAAGGGAAATGAACCTTCAGTCGGAAATTTCTTAAGTTGGCTTTCTGATGAAAAACTGAAAAATATTATCACTGATATTTCAACGGATGAATTTATTAATCCAGAATACACAGAAGAAGTGTTACAAGGTCATCTAGAGGCGTTGAAACGCCATAAGGAAAAGCTAAAAAAGACGGAAATTATCTTTACGTTAAAGCAAATGGAAAAAGCTGATCCGGTAGAAGCTGCTAAGTATTATGCAGCATATTTACAAAGTCAAAAAGCAAGAAGATAG